From the genome of Rhodobacteraceae bacterium Araon29, one region includes:
- a CDS encoding 3-oxoacid CoA-transferase subunit B: protein MTWQKLKNPQIAWRAAQDIQDGAYVNLGIGIPELVAKFQPEGRHITYHTENGVLGIGEAPAEGEEDWDLINAGKKAITLKPGASFFHHADSFSMVRGGHLDLAVLGAYQVAQNGDLANWRVGSKGVPAVGGAMDLVHGAKRVAVITDHTTKDGKPKLVEHCTFPLTGVGCITRIYTSLAVVDIEDGRFMLREKLADMSFDELQSLTGATLHTIGDVADLAVPELNL, encoded by the coding sequence ATGACCTGGCAAAAGCTTAAAAACCCGCAAATCGCTTGGCGCGCCGCACAAGACATTCAAGACGGTGCATATGTGAACCTCGGCATAGGGATCCCTGAATTAGTTGCCAAGTTTCAACCCGAAGGTCGCCACATCACCTACCACACCGAAAACGGTGTTTTGGGAATTGGTGAAGCCCCAGCAGAAGGCGAAGAAGACTGGGATCTGATCAATGCCGGCAAGAAAGCGATCACTCTGAAGCCGGGCGCATCCTTCTTTCATCATGCTGATAGTTTTTCGATGGTCCGCGGCGGTCATCTGGACCTTGCTGTGCTCGGTGCCTACCAGGTTGCCCAAAACGGCGACCTTGCCAATTGGCGTGTTGGATCTAAAGGTGTGCCTGCTGTCGGCGGTGCCATGGACCTTGTGCATGGCGCCAAACGTGTCGCGGTAATCACCGATCACACCACTAAAGATGGCAAGCCAAAGCTTGTTGAACACTGTACCTTCCCACTGACCGGGGTTGGGTGCATCACGCGTATCTATACATCACTTGCTGTAGTTGACATCGAGGATGGGCGGTTCATGCTGCGCGAAAAATTGGCCGATATGTCGTTCGATGAACTGCAATCGCTTACAGGGGCCACGCTACATACAATTGGTGATGTGGCAGACCTTGCAGTGCCGGAGCTCAACTTATGA
- a CDS encoding 3-oxoacid CoA-transferase subunit A has protein sequence MDKTIQNLSKAVADIPDGAVLMIGGFGGSGAPIELIHALIYRYKATGSPADITVINNNAGNGKIGIAAMIDAGMVAKMICSFPRSSDPRAFTDRYLAGEIALELVPQGTLAERIRAAGAGIPAFFTPASYGTELAKGKQIQEFDGKSYVLERWLRADFAIVKAAKGDTHGNLTYRLAGRNFNPLMCMAADKTIAQVSQIVAPGDIDPEQVVTPGVFVDGVVAVPDPQQEEVLIRTGVEYA, from the coding sequence ATGGACAAGACTATTCAAAACCTCAGCAAAGCTGTTGCAGATATCCCGGATGGCGCGGTTCTCATGATCGGCGGGTTCGGTGGATCGGGCGCCCCAATAGAACTGATCCACGCCTTGATTTACCGCTACAAAGCCACCGGCAGCCCTGCAGATATTACGGTGATCAACAACAACGCAGGCAATGGTAAAATAGGCATTGCGGCGATGATAGACGCGGGCATGGTCGCCAAAATGATCTGCTCATTTCCAAGATCCTCTGATCCGCGGGCGTTTACTGATAGATATCTGGCTGGTGAAATCGCGTTGGAGTTGGTGCCGCAAGGCACATTGGCGGAACGCATTCGCGCAGCAGGGGCCGGTATCCCGGCCTTCTTTACCCCGGCAAGCTACGGAACCGAATTGGCCAAGGGCAAACAGATCCAAGAATTTGACGGTAAATCTTATGTGCTTGAACGTTGGCTGCGGGCTGACTTTGCAATCGTAAAAGCCGCAAAAGGCGACACACATGGCAACCTGACCTATCGTCTGGCCGGTCGCAATTTCAATCCGCTGATGTGCATGGCGGCAGACAAAACCATCGCGCAAGTGTCCCAGATTGTAGCCCCAGGCGACATCGACCCGGAACAGGTGGTCACGCCCGGCGTTTTCGTCGATGGCGTCGTGGCAGTGCCTGACCCGCAACAAGAAGAAGTGCTGATCCGCACAGGGGTAGAATACGCATGA
- a CDS encoding aminotransferase class III-fold pyridoxal phosphate-dependent enzyme, with protein sequence MANLNISSKQHRIVEMTEFAKSAALYERAQKVMPGGCSRNTILRKPHPVYADKGEGCFVTDIEGVKRIDFANNVASLIHGHAYGPIVEGVKNQLDNGSAFSVGTEIEVKYAEQLVARNPGFERLRFVNSGTEAVMSCLKAARAYTGRSKIAKVEGSYHGLYDYAEVSQTSKPANWGDVDAPSSVPVAQGTPQSALDDVVVIPFNDPDRAIAILDQHKDTIAGVLLDLLPHRIGVIPASDAFVKALREWTTTNGALLIFDEVITFRAEFSGAQQAYDVSPDLTALGKMIGGGFPVGGLAGRADVLEVMNPLNGPAPFPHYGTFSANPITLTAGSIAMFHFNEATVVKLNTLADKARAGIAEAIKLADVPACVTGRGSMFRIHLKEAEPTTYRNAFITPDEQKCVSALLDHFFNNGLIMIETCSGLLSTPMTQSEIDQLSQVTLDGLRKIKPML encoded by the coding sequence ATGGCAAACTTGAACATCTCATCAAAACAGCACCGGATAGTTGAAATGACCGAATTTGCGAAAAGCGCGGCCTTATACGAGCGCGCCCAAAAGGTCATGCCCGGCGGATGCAGCCGCAATACTATCCTGCGCAAACCTCACCCGGTTTATGCCGATAAGGGCGAGGGTTGCTTTGTCACGGATATCGAAGGCGTCAAGCGCATCGATTTTGCCAACAACGTAGCGTCCCTCATTCACGGTCACGCTTACGGGCCGATTGTCGAAGGTGTGAAGAACCAATTGGACAACGGATCAGCGTTCTCCGTCGGTACCGAGATCGAAGTGAAGTACGCCGAACAACTGGTCGCGCGAAATCCCGGTTTCGAGAGGCTCAGATTTGTGAATTCCGGCACCGAAGCCGTGATGAGTTGCCTCAAAGCCGCGCGCGCTTATACCGGTCGGTCAAAGATTGCCAAGGTCGAAGGCTCATATCACGGTCTGTATGACTACGCCGAAGTCAGCCAGACTTCCAAACCTGCCAACTGGGGTGACGTTGACGCACCTTCCAGCGTTCCCGTTGCACAAGGCACACCTCAATCTGCGCTGGACGATGTGGTTGTTATCCCCTTCAACGATCCCGACCGAGCAATTGCCATTCTGGATCAACACAAAGACACTATTGCAGGCGTTCTGTTGGATCTTCTGCCGCACCGGATCGGTGTGATCCCTGCTTCTGATGCTTTTGTTAAAGCCCTACGTGAATGGACGACAACCAACGGCGCGTTGCTGATATTTGACGAAGTGATCACCTTCAGAGCCGAATTTTCCGGAGCCCAGCAGGCGTATGACGTCAGCCCGGATCTGACTGCGCTTGGTAAAATGATCGGTGGGGGATTTCCCGTCGGTGGGCTTGCTGGCCGCGCGGACGTGCTGGAAGTTATGAACCCCCTGAACGGCCCTGCGCCCTTCCCACATTACGGAACGTTCAGCGCCAATCCGATTACCTTGACCGCTGGGTCCATAGCGATGTTCCACTTCAATGAGGCGACGGTGGTGAAACTGAACACCCTGGCTGACAAAGCGCGCGCTGGTATCGCCGAAGCCATCAAGCTCGCCGATGTCCCCGCCTGCGTGACCGGCCGCGGATCAATGTTCCGTATTCATTTGAAAGAGGCAGAGCCAACCACATATCGGAATGCGTTTATCACGCCCGATGAACAGAAATGTGTTTCCGCGTTGCTCGATCACTTCTTTAACAACGGGCTCATCATGATCGAGACGTGCTCTGGTCTGCTTTCCACGCCGATGACCCAGTCAGAAATCGACCAGCTCAGCCAAGTCACTCTGGATGGTCTGCGCAAAATCAAACCGATGCTGTGA
- a CDS encoding DUF3470 domain-containing protein, protein MTYVVTDNCIQCKYTDCVAVCPVECFYEGPNFLVIHPDECIDCNDCVDACPAGAIFNEDDLPEDKQHFLEINEELSQVWPQITYQKDPLPDAAKWDGVDGKLEHLIKTAPDS, encoded by the coding sequence ATGACATATGTCGTCACAGACAACTGCATCCAATGTAAATACACCGATTGCGTCGCGGTTTGCCCGGTCGAGTGTTTCTACGAAGGCCCCAATTTCCTTGTTATTCACCCCGACGAATGTATCGACTGCAACGATTGTGTAGACGCTTGCCCTGCCGGAGCAATATTCAACGAAGACGATCTGCCTGAAGACAAACAGCACTTCCTGGAAATCAACGAGGAGCTAAGCCAGGTCTGGCCGCAGATCACCTATCAAAAAGATCCGCTACCGGATGCAGCCAAATGGGACGGCGTCGATGGCAAACTTGAACATCTCATCAAAACAGCACCGGATAGTTGA